In Cucurbita pepo subsp. pepo cultivar mu-cu-16 chromosome LG04, ASM280686v2, whole genome shotgun sequence, the following are encoded in one genomic region:
- the LOC111792775 gene encoding ethylene-responsive transcription factor 11-like — translation MLMASHHHSAAFPRLTDEQEGLVIVDALTQVVSGAAAAGLEFRHDHFLRLLHPPSTIFPPSSDFDTCHICRISGCLGCNFFSTPSSHQPTTTTTDKNNNSGRRVRRLKKNYRGVRQRPWGKWAAEIRDPKRAARVWLGTFNTAEEAARAYDEAAIKFRGPRARLNFPSSDNSLTTFNYSPPAASTTTSTSATVTAAPATATAAAATSNLNRNEAAVAPRTPSSMMEIQNNVVLAEIFEDDDDIKSLIMDFAGQSRSR, via the coding sequence ATGCTTATGGCCTCCCACCACCACTCCGCCGCCTTCCCCCGCCTCACCGACGAGCAGGAAGGCCTCGTTATTGTCGACGCTCTCACCCAAGTCGTCTCCGGCGCTGCAGCCGCCGGCCTCGAATTCCGACACGACCACTTCCTCCGCCTTCTTCACCCACCTTCCACTATCTTTCCGCCCTCTTCTGATTTTGACACGTGTCACATCTGTAGAATCAGCGGCTGTTTGGGTTGCAACTTCTTCTCAACCCCCTCCTCCCACCAGCCCACCACCACTACCACCGATAAAAACAACAACTCCGGCCGCCGTGTCAGgcgattgaagaagaattacAGAGGTGTCCGGCAACGTCCATGGGGCAAATGGGCCGCCGAAATCCGTGACCCGAAACGCGCCGCCCGAGTCTGGCTTGGCACCTTCAACACTGCTGAGGAAGCCGCACGTGCCTACGATGAAGCCGCCATTAAGTTCCGAGGCCCACGTGCCAGACTCAACTTCCCCTCCTCTGACAATTCCTTAACGACATTCAATTATTCTCCCCCGGCAGCCTCCACTACTACCTCCACCTCCGCCACAGTCACCGCCGCCCctgccaccgccaccgccgccgccgccacttCTAATTTGAACCGAAATGAAGCAGCTGTAGCACCGAGGACACCGTCATCAATGATGGAGATTCAAAACAACGTCGTTTTGGCTGAAATATTcgaagacgacgacgacatTAAGAGTTTGATTATGGATTTCGCCGGTCAATCCCGGAGCCGgtga